A single region of the Apodemus sylvaticus chromosome 7, mApoSyl1.1, whole genome shotgun sequence genome encodes:
- the Adamts7 gene encoding A disintegrin and metalloproteinase with thrombospondin motifs 7 isoform X4, producing the protein MALPQPTVKTWIMSATPCGVLWGPPVTPSWMRLWMAQAVGRTRPKNRGKYCVGERKRFQLCNLPACPPDQPSFRHTQCSQFDSMLYKGQLHTWVPVLNDNNPCELHCRPSNYSNTEKLRDAVADGTPCYQGRVSRDICINGICKNVGCDFVIDSGAEEDRCGVCRGDGSTCHTVSRTFKEAEGQGYVDVGLIPAGAREILIEEAAEAANFLALRSEDPDKYFLNGGWTIQWSGDYKVAGTTFTYARKGNWENLTSPGPTSEPVWIQLLFQEKNPGVHYQYTIQRDSHNQVQSPEFSWHYGPWSKCTVTCGTGVQKQSLYCMEKQAGVVAEEYCNNLNRPHDRQRKCSEEPCPPRWWAGEWQPCSRSCGPEGVSWRAVFCVQSVGLDEQRALELSACEHLPRPLAETPCNRYVTCPSTWGVGNWSQCSVTCGAGIRQRSVLCINNTDVPCDEAERPITETFCFLQPCQYIVDTGASGSGASSPELFNEVDFIPNQLAPRPSPASSPKPVSISNAIDEEDLELDPPGPVFVDDFYYDYNFINFHEDLSYGSFEEPHSDLVDIGGWTVPPHARPTESPSDTPVPTAGAPGAEEEDIQGSWSPSPLLSEVSHSPPVLEQTPVNPLANFLTEEDTPIGAPELGFPDLPWTPASVDDMMTPVTPGNPDELLVKEDKQSQTATPWSDRNTPSKDGNPLGHTSPALPQSPIPTQPSLPSINPTQASPSPDVAEVTPGWNVASDPVLEAGLEPVHGELWPTVEVASSPLPPMATVPGIWGRDSPLEPGTPTFSTPELSSRDPKTLTMPGTLLLTVPTDPRSPGPLGQPQSPNPQGTQSPGLLPTPAQETQTNSTKDPEVQSLQPSLAEDGTPADLLPAKNASWQVGNWSQCSTTCGLGAIWRLVRCSSGNDEDCTLSSRPQPARHCHLRPCAAWRAGNWSKCSRNCGGGSSSRDVQCVDTRDLRPLRPFHCQPGPTKPPTRQLCGTQPCLPWYTSSWRECSEACGGGEQQRLVTCPEPGLCEESLRPNNSRPCNTHPCTQWVVGPWGQCSAPCGGGVQRRLVKCVNTQTGLAEEDSDLCSHEAWPESSRPCATEDCEFVEPPRCERDRLSFNFCETLRLLGRCQLPTIRAQCCRSCPPLSRGVPSRGHQRVAR; encoded by the exons ATGGCCCTTCCTCAGCCTACTGTGAAGACATGGAT AATGTCTGCCACACCCTGTGGTGTTCTGTGGGGACCACCTGTCACTCCAAGCTGGATGCGGCTGTGGATGGCACAAGCTGTGGGGAGAACAAG GCCTAAGAACAGAGGCAAGTACTGCGTGGGGGAGCGGAAGCGGTTCCAGCTCTGCAACCTGCCAGCCTGCCCGCCCGACCAGCCTTCTTTCCGCCACACCCAGTGTAGCCAGTTTGATAGCATGCTCTACAAGGGCCAACTGCATACATGGGTGCCCGTGCTCAACGACA ACAACCCCTGTGAACTGCACTGCCGGCCCTCCAACTACTCCAATACGGAGAAGCTGAGGGACGCCGTGGCGGATGGCACGCCTTGCTACCAAGGCCGCGTCAGCCGTGACATCTGCATCAATGGTATCTGTAAG AATGTGGGCTGTGACTTCGTGATTGACTCTGGTGCTGAGGAGGACCGCTGTGGTGTATGCCGGGGGGATGGCTCCACTTGCCACACTGTGAGCAGGACCTTCAAGGAGGCTGAAGGCCAGG GGTATGTGGATGTAGGGCTCATCCCAGCCGGAGCCCGAGAGATTCTCATTGAGGAGGCGGCCGAGGCTGCCAACTTCCTGGCCCTGCGGAGTGAGGACCCAGATAAGTACTTCCTCAATGGCGGCTGGACCATCCAGTGGAGTGGAGACTACAAGGTGGCAGGCACTACCTTCACCTATGCACGGAAGGGCAACTGGGAGAACCTCACATCCCCAGGCCCCACCAGCGAGCCTGTCTGGATCCAG CTTCTATTCCAGGAGAAGAACCCTGGAGTACACTACCAGTATACCATCCAGAGGGACAGTCACAATCAAGTCCAGTCACCTGAGTTCTCCTGGCATTATGGGCCCTGGAGCAAGTGCACGGTCACCTGTGGCACAG GTGTGCAGAAGCAGAGCTTGTACTGCATGGAGAAGCAGGCTGGAGTTGTAGCTGAGGAATACTGTAACAATCTAAATCGACCCCATGACCGCCAGAGGAAATGCAGCGAGGAGCCCTGTCCCCCAAG GTGGTGGGCAGGGGAGTGGCAGCCATGCTCCCGATCCTGCGGGCCTGAAGGCGTCTCTTGGCGGGCTGTGTTCTGCGTACAGAGCGTAGGGCTGGATGAGCAGCGTGCCCTTGAGCTATCGGCCTGCGAACATCTTCCTCGTCCCTTGGCTGAAACCCCGTGCAACCGTTATGTAACCTGCCCTTCCACCTGGGGTGTGGGGAACTGGTCTCAG TGCTCTGTGACATGTGGAGCTGGCATTCGGCAGCGAAGTGTCCTCTGCATCAACAATACTGATGTCCCCTGTGATGAAGCTGAGCGACCAATAACCGAGACCTTTTGTTTTCTGCAACCCTGCCAGTACATAGTGGACACAGGCGCCTCTGGAAGCGGCGCCTCCAGCCCCGAGCTCTTCAATGAGGTGGACTTCATCCCGAACCAGCTGGCCCCACGCCCTTCCCCGGCATCCTCACCCAAGCCGGTCAGCATCAGCAACGCTATTGATGAGGAAGACCTGGAACTGGATCCGCCAGGGCCTGTGTTTGTGGACGATTTCTATTATGACTACAATTTCATTAACTTCCATGAAGACCTGTCCTATGGGTCCTTTGAAGAACCCCATTCAGACCTGGTTGATATTGGGGGTTGGACGGTACCACCTCACGCCAGACCCACCGAATCCCCCTCAGATACTCCAGTGCCTACTGCAGGGGCTCCTGGAGCTGAGGAAGAGGACATTCAGGGATCTTGGTCTCCTAGCCCTTTACTCAGTGAGGTTAGCCATTCCCCGCCAGTATTAGAGCAGACCCCTGTCAACCCCTTGGCCAATTTCTTGACTGAGGAAGATACTCCCATAGGGGCCCCTGAACTTGGGTTCCCCGACTTGCCCTGGACCCCTGCTTCTGTTGATGATATGATGACCCCTGTGACCCCTGGAAACCCAGATGAGTTGCTAGTGAAAGAAGATAAGCAGAGCCAGACAGCCACTCCATGGTCTGATAGGAACACGCCTTCTAAGGATGGTAACCCCTTGGGTCACAcatcccctgccctgccccaaaGCCCTATCCCCACACAGCCCTCTTTGCCCTCCATTAATCCTACCCAAGCTTCTCCGAGTCCTGATGTGGCAGAAGTGACACCGGGATGGAATGTGGCCTCGGACCCTGTGCTAGAGGCTGGCCTGGAGCCTGTACATGGTGAGCTGTGGCCCACCGTGGAGGTGGCATCTTCTCCACTTCCTCCCATGGCCACTGTGCCAGGCATCTGGGGCAGGGACAGCCCTCTCGAACCAGGGACTCCCACCTTTTCAACCCCAGAACTGAGCTCACGGGACCCAAAAACTCTGACAATGCCTGGGACCTTGCTTTTGACAGTACCAACTGATCCAAGGAGCCCAGGACCATTGGGACAGCCACAGAGTCCTAATCCCCAGGGAACCCAGAGCCCTGGGTTGCTGCCCACACCAGCCCAGGAGACTCAGACTAACAGTACCAAGGACCCTGAGGTCCAGTCTTTGCAGCCCAGCCTGGCGGAGGATGGTACCCCGGCAGATCTGCTACCCGCCAAGAATGCCAGCTGGCAAGTAGGAAACTGGAGCCAG TGTTCCACCACCTGTGGCCTGGGCGCCATCTGGAGGCTAGTGCGCTGCAGCTCTGGCAATGATGAGGATTGCACCCTTTCTAGCCGTCCCCAGCCGGCCCGCCATTGTCATCTGAGGCCCTGTGCTGCCTGGCGCGCAGGCAACTGGAGTAAG TGCTCTCGAAACTGTGGCGGAGGTTCCTCTTCAAGAGATGTACAGTGTGTGGACACACGGGACCTCCGGCCACTGCGGCCCTTTCACTGTCAGCCCGGGCCTACCAAGCCACCCACCCGTCAGCTTTGTGGGACCCAGCCCTGCCTCCCCTGGTACACCTCCTCCTGGCGAGAG TGTTCTGAGGCTTGTGGTGGTGGTGAGCAGCAGCGTCTGGTGACGTGTCCCGAACCAGGCCTCTGTGAGGAGTCACTGAGACCCAACAACAGCAGACCCTGCAACACCCACCCCTGCACACAGTGGGTGGTAGGGCCCTGGGGTCAG TGCTCAGCCCCCTGCGGTGGTGGCGTTCAGCGGCGTCTGGTGAAATGTGTGAACACTCAGACAGGCTTGGCAGAGGAGGACAGTGACCTGTGTAGCCATGAGGCATGGCCTGAGAGCTCACGGCCGTGTGCCACTGAGGACTGTGAATTCGTTGAACCCCCAC GTTGTGAGCGGGATCGCCTGTCCTTCAACTTCTGTGAGACGCTGCGCCTGCTGGGCCGCTGCCAGCTGCCCACAATCCGTGCTCAGTGCTGCCGCTCATGTCCCCCACTCAGCCGTGGTGTCCCTTCCCGAGGCCATCAGCGGGTGGCCCGATGA
- the Adamts7 gene encoding A disintegrin and metalloproteinase with thrombospondin motifs 7 isoform X2, with product MHRGLLLILCALAPHVPGPASGLVTEGRAGLDIVHPVRVDAGGSFLSYELWPQVLHKRKRDVTVTQASSAFYQLQYQGRELLFNLTTNPYLLAPGFVSEIRRRSNLGHVHIQTSVPTCHLLGDVQDPELEGGFAAISACDGLRGVFQLSNEDYFIEPLHGVPAQPGHAQPHMVYKHQGSGQQAQKDDSRASGTCGAQVSPELERKREHWEQQQQRRRQQRSVSKEKWVETLVVADSKMVEFHGQPQVESYVLTVMNMVAGLFHDPSIGNPIHISIVRLIILEDEEKDLKITHHAEDTLKNFCRWQKNINIKGDDHPLHHDTAILLTRKDLCASMNHPCETLGLSHVAGLCHPQLSCSVSEDTGLPLAFTVAHELGHSFGIQHDGTGNDCESIGKRPFIMSPQLLYDRGIPLTWSRCSSEYITRFLDRGWGLCLDDRPSKDVIEFPSVLPGVLYDVNHQCRLQYGPSSAYCEDMDNVCHTLWCSVGTTCHSKLDAAVDGTSCGENKWCLKGECVPEGFQPEAVDGGWSGWSAWSVCSRSCGVGVRSSERQCTQPVPKNRGKYCVGERKRFQLCNLPACPPDQPSFRHTQCSQFDSMLYKGQLHTWVPVLNDNNPCELHCRPSNYSNTEKLRDAVADGTPCYQGRVSRDICINGICKNVGCDFVIDSGAEEDRCGVCRGDGSTCHTVSRTFKEAEGQGYVDVGLIPAGAREILIEEAAEAANFLALRSEDPDKYFLNGGWTIQWSGDYKVAGTTFTYARKGNWENLTSPGPTSEPVWIQLLFQEKNPGVHYQYTIQRDSHNQVQSPEFSWHYGPWSKCTVTCGTGVQKQSLYCMEKQAGVVAEEYCNNLNRPHDRQRKCSEEPCPPRWWAGEWQPCSRSCGPEGVSWRAVFCVQSVGLDEQRALELSACEHLPRPLAETPCNRYVTCPSTWGVGNWSQYIVDTGASGSGASSPELFNEVDFIPNQLAPRPSPASSPKPVSISNAIDEEDLELDPPGPVFVDDFYYDYNFINFHEDLSYGSFEEPHSDLVDIGGWTVPPHARPTESPSDTPVPTAGAPGAEEEDIQGSWSPSPLLSEVSHSPPVLEQTPVNPLANFLTEEDTPIGAPELGFPDLPWTPASVDDMMTPVTPGNPDELLVKEDKQSQTATPWSDRNTPSKDGNPLGHTSPALPQSPIPTQPSLPSINPTQASPSPDVAEVTPGWNVASDPVLEAGLEPVHGELWPTVEVASSPLPPMATVPGIWGRDSPLEPGTPTFSTPELSSRDPKTLTMPGTLLLTVPTDPRSPGPLGQPQSPNPQGTQSPGLLPTPAQETQTNSTKDPEVQSLQPSLAEDGTPADLLPAKNASWQVGNWSQCSTTCGLGAIWRLVRCSSGNDEDCTLSSRPQPARHCHLRPCAAWRAGNWSKCSRNCGGGSSSRDVQCVDTRDLRPLRPFHCQPGPTKPPTRQLCGTQPCLPWYTSSWRECSEACGGGEQQRLVTCPEPGLCEESLRPNNSRPCNTHPCTQWVVGPWGQCSAPCGGGVQRRLVKCVNTQTGLAEEDSDLCSHEAWPESSRPCATEDCEFVEPPRCERDRLSFNFCETLRLLGRCQLPTIRAQCCRSCPPLSRGVPSRGHQRVAR from the exons AGAGGTGTGTTCCAGCTCTCCAACGAGGACTACTTCATTGAGCCTCTGCATGGAGTTCCAGCTCAGCCTGGCCATGCCCAGCCCCATATGGTGTACAAACACCAAGGCTCTGGGCAGCAGGCCCAGAAGGATGACTCAAGGGCTTCAGGCACCTGTGGAGCACAAG TGTCCCCAGAGCTGGAGCGTAAGCGAGAACAttgggaacagcagcagcagaggcggAGGCAGCAGCGGTCAGTCAGCAAAGAGAAGTGGGTGGAGACCCTAGTAGTGGCTGATTCCAAGATGGTGGAGTTCCACGGGCAGCCGCAAGTGGAGAGCTATGTGCTGACGGTCATGAATATG GTGGCTGGACTCTTTCACGATCCAAGCATTGGGAACCCCATTCACATCAGCATTGTGCGCCTTATCATACTGGAAGACGAGGAG AAGGACTTAAAGATCACACACCATGCTGAAGACACTCTGAAGAACTTCTGTAGGTGGCAGAAGAATATCAACATTAAGGGGGATGACCACCCGCTGCACCATGACACTGCCATCCTGCTTACCAG GAAGGATTTGTGTGCATCCATGAACCACCCCTGTGAAACCCTGGGCCTGTCTCACGTGGCTGGCTTGTGTCACCCTCAGCTCAGCTGTAGTGTCAGTGAGGACACTGGCCTGCCGCTGGCCTTCACTGTGGCCCATGAGCTAGGACACAG TTTTGGCATTCAGCATGACGGCACCGGCAATGACTGTGAGTCCATTGGGAAACGGCCTTTCATCATGTCTCCACAGCTCCTGTATGACAGAGGCATTCCGCTCACCTGGTCCCGCTGCAGCAGCGAGTACATCACCAGGTTCCTTGA ccgtGGTTGGGGCCTGTGCTTAGATGACCGACCATCCAAGGACGTCATCGAGTTCCCCTCGGTGCTGCCTGGTGTCCTGTACGATGTGAACCACCAGTGCCGCCTTCAGTATGGCCCTTCCTCAGCCTACTGTGAAGACATGGAT AATGTCTGCCACACCCTGTGGTGTTCTGTGGGGACCACCTGTCACTCCAAGCTGGATGCGGCTGTGGATGGCACAAGCTGTGGGGAGAACAAG TGGTGTCTCAAAGGAGAGTGCGTCCCTGAGGGCTTCCAGCCCGAGGCGGTGGACGGTGGCTGGTCCGGTTGGAGTGCCTGGTCTGTCTGCTCGAGGAGCTGTGGCGTGGGTGTACGGAGTTCTGAACGACAGTGTACACAGCCCGT GCCTAAGAACAGAGGCAAGTACTGCGTGGGGGAGCGGAAGCGGTTCCAGCTCTGCAACCTGCCAGCCTGCCCGCCCGACCAGCCTTCTTTCCGCCACACCCAGTGTAGCCAGTTTGATAGCATGCTCTACAAGGGCCAACTGCATACATGGGTGCCCGTGCTCAACGACA ACAACCCCTGTGAACTGCACTGCCGGCCCTCCAACTACTCCAATACGGAGAAGCTGAGGGACGCCGTGGCGGATGGCACGCCTTGCTACCAAGGCCGCGTCAGCCGTGACATCTGCATCAATGGTATCTGTAAG AATGTGGGCTGTGACTTCGTGATTGACTCTGGTGCTGAGGAGGACCGCTGTGGTGTATGCCGGGGGGATGGCTCCACTTGCCACACTGTGAGCAGGACCTTCAAGGAGGCTGAAGGCCAGG GGTATGTGGATGTAGGGCTCATCCCAGCCGGAGCCCGAGAGATTCTCATTGAGGAGGCGGCCGAGGCTGCCAACTTCCTGGCCCTGCGGAGTGAGGACCCAGATAAGTACTTCCTCAATGGCGGCTGGACCATCCAGTGGAGTGGAGACTACAAGGTGGCAGGCACTACCTTCACCTATGCACGGAAGGGCAACTGGGAGAACCTCACATCCCCAGGCCCCACCAGCGAGCCTGTCTGGATCCAG CTTCTATTCCAGGAGAAGAACCCTGGAGTACACTACCAGTATACCATCCAGAGGGACAGTCACAATCAAGTCCAGTCACCTGAGTTCTCCTGGCATTATGGGCCCTGGAGCAAGTGCACGGTCACCTGTGGCACAG GTGTGCAGAAGCAGAGCTTGTACTGCATGGAGAAGCAGGCTGGAGTTGTAGCTGAGGAATACTGTAACAATCTAAATCGACCCCATGACCGCCAGAGGAAATGCAGCGAGGAGCCCTGTCCCCCAAG GTGGTGGGCAGGGGAGTGGCAGCCATGCTCCCGATCCTGCGGGCCTGAAGGCGTCTCTTGGCGGGCTGTGTTCTGCGTACAGAGCGTAGGGCTGGATGAGCAGCGTGCCCTTGAGCTATCGGCCTGCGAACATCTTCCTCGTCCCTTGGCTGAAACCCCGTGCAACCGTTATGTAACCTGCCCTTCCACCTGGGGTGTGGGGAACTGGTCTCAG TACATAGTGGACACAGGCGCCTCTGGAAGCGGCGCCTCCAGCCCCGAGCTCTTCAATGAGGTGGACTTCATCCCGAACCAGCTGGCCCCACGCCCTTCCCCGGCATCCTCACCCAAGCCGGTCAGCATCAGCAACGCTATTGATGAGGAAGACCTGGAACTGGATCCGCCAGGGCCTGTGTTTGTGGACGATTTCTATTATGACTACAATTTCATTAACTTCCATGAAGACCTGTCCTATGGGTCCTTTGAAGAACCCCATTCAGACCTGGTTGATATTGGGGGTTGGACGGTACCACCTCACGCCAGACCCACCGAATCCCCCTCAGATACTCCAGTGCCTACTGCAGGGGCTCCTGGAGCTGAGGAAGAGGACATTCAGGGATCTTGGTCTCCTAGCCCTTTACTCAGTGAGGTTAGCCATTCCCCGCCAGTATTAGAGCAGACCCCTGTCAACCCCTTGGCCAATTTCTTGACTGAGGAAGATACTCCCATAGGGGCCCCTGAACTTGGGTTCCCCGACTTGCCCTGGACCCCTGCTTCTGTTGATGATATGATGACCCCTGTGACCCCTGGAAACCCAGATGAGTTGCTAGTGAAAGAAGATAAGCAGAGCCAGACAGCCACTCCATGGTCTGATAGGAACACGCCTTCTAAGGATGGTAACCCCTTGGGTCACAcatcccctgccctgccccaaaGCCCTATCCCCACACAGCCCTCTTTGCCCTCCATTAATCCTACCCAAGCTTCTCCGAGTCCTGATGTGGCAGAAGTGACACCGGGATGGAATGTGGCCTCGGACCCTGTGCTAGAGGCTGGCCTGGAGCCTGTACATGGTGAGCTGTGGCCCACCGTGGAGGTGGCATCTTCTCCACTTCCTCCCATGGCCACTGTGCCAGGCATCTGGGGCAGGGACAGCCCTCTCGAACCAGGGACTCCCACCTTTTCAACCCCAGAACTGAGCTCACGGGACCCAAAAACTCTGACAATGCCTGGGACCTTGCTTTTGACAGTACCAACTGATCCAAGGAGCCCAGGACCATTGGGACAGCCACAGAGTCCTAATCCCCAGGGAACCCAGAGCCCTGGGTTGCTGCCCACACCAGCCCAGGAGACTCAGACTAACAGTACCAAGGACCCTGAGGTCCAGTCTTTGCAGCCCAGCCTGGCGGAGGATGGTACCCCGGCAGATCTGCTACCCGCCAAGAATGCCAGCTGGCAAGTAGGAAACTGGAGCCAG TGTTCCACCACCTGTGGCCTGGGCGCCATCTGGAGGCTAGTGCGCTGCAGCTCTGGCAATGATGAGGATTGCACCCTTTCTAGCCGTCCCCAGCCGGCCCGCCATTGTCATCTGAGGCCCTGTGCTGCCTGGCGCGCAGGCAACTGGAGTAAG TGCTCTCGAAACTGTGGCGGAGGTTCCTCTTCAAGAGATGTACAGTGTGTGGACACACGGGACCTCCGGCCACTGCGGCCCTTTCACTGTCAGCCCGGGCCTACCAAGCCACCCACCCGTCAGCTTTGTGGGACCCAGCCCTGCCTCCCCTGGTACACCTCCTCCTGGCGAGAG TGTTCTGAGGCTTGTGGTGGTGGTGAGCAGCAGCGTCTGGTGACGTGTCCCGAACCAGGCCTCTGTGAGGAGTCACTGAGACCCAACAACAGCAGACCCTGCAACACCCACCCCTGCACACAGTGGGTGGTAGGGCCCTGGGGTCAG TGCTCAGCCCCCTGCGGTGGTGGCGTTCAGCGGCGTCTGGTGAAATGTGTGAACACTCAGACAGGCTTGGCAGAGGAGGACAGTGACCTGTGTAGCCATGAGGCATGGCCTGAGAGCTCACGGCCGTGTGCCACTGAGGACTGTGAATTCGTTGAACCCCCAC GTTGTGAGCGGGATCGCCTGTCCTTCAACTTCTGTGAGACGCTGCGCCTGCTGGGCCGCTGCCAGCTGCCCACAATCCGTGCTCAGTGCTGCCGCTCATGTCCCCCACTCAGCCGTGGTGTCCCTTCCCGAGGCCATCAGCGGGTGGCCCGATGA